A stretch of DNA from Streptococcus sp. NPS 308:
GCTCGAGAAAAAGGGCTCTTGGATATCCAGTATCATAATTTTAGAGAATACGCTGAAAAGGCCCGTCACGTCGACGATGAACCATATGGAGGCGGTCAGGGGATGTTGCTCCGAGCCCAACCTATTTTCGATGCCTTTGATGCAATTAAAAAGAAAAATCCCCGCGTCATTCTTCTTGATCCTGCAGGTAAAAAGTTCGATCAAGCTTACGCTGAGGATTTGGCTCAAGAAGAGGAACTGATCTTTATCTGTGGTCACTACGAAGGGTATGACGAGCGCATCAAGACCTTGGTAACCGATGAAATTTCCCTAGGAGATTATGTCTTGACTGGTGGTGAATTGGCAGCCATGACCATGATTGATGCGACCGTGCGCTTGATACCAGAAGTGATTGGTAAGGAGTCTAGCCACCAGGATGATAGCTTTTCTTCAGGTCTTCTCGAATATCCTCAGTATACACGCC
This window harbors:
- the trmD gene encoding tRNA (guanosine(37)-N1)-methyltransferase TrmD, giving the protein MKIDILTLFPEMFSPLEHSIVGKAREKGLLDIQYHNFREYAEKARHVDDEPYGGGQGMLLRAQPIFDAFDAIKKKNPRVILLDPAGKKFDQAYAEDLAQEEELIFICGHYEGYDERIKTLVTDEISLGDYVLTGGELAAMTMIDATVRLIPEVIGKESSHQDDSFSSGLLEYPQYTRPYDYRGMVVPDVLMSGHHEKIRQWRLYESLKKTYERRPDLLENYQLTAEEEKMLAEIKENKE